Genomic segment of Paenibacillus sp. FSL R5-0912:
CATGGCTGAGGTCTCGGGGGTTACACATAAGCTGATGCAGGGGATATCACCCGGTTATGGCTATACGGCAATCATCGTGGCTTGGCTTGCCAAGCTGAACCCGCTGGGTCTTATTGTCACCTCCATTCTGTTCGGCGGACTGATCGTCGGCGGCTATAGTGTACAGACCATCGGACTGCCTTCGTCCATATCGGAAATGCTGCAGGGTGCGATCCTGTTCTTCCTGATTGCCGGCGACATGATTCACCGTTTCCGCATCCGCCGGAGCGCATAACAGCATTCGCTTAGAGAAGGGAGTTTACTCATGGATTTCACTACACAGTTATTAATAGCCGCCATATCCGCCGGAACACCGCTGCTGCTGGCTACACTGGGAGGCATTCTGACCGAACGGGCCGGCATCATTCAGCTCGGTGCGGAAGGGCTGATGCTGATGGGGGCGGTGACGACCTGTATCGTCTACATCCGCAGCGGGAACCTGATCCTTGCCCTGCTCGCGGCTGTAGCCATTACTGCGCTTCTGGGTATGGTGCATTCCTTCCTTACAGTTACCCTCCGGGCGAACCAGACCATGTCAGGGCTTGCCATGACGCTGTTCGGCAGCGGACTCAGCGCCTATCTAGGTAAGTCCATCAGCGGCATTCCGCTTCCCGGCACCTCACCCAAGCTGGATCTGGGGGCGCTGAAGTCGGTTCCGGTGATCGGGGATATTTTTGGCCGGATGGATTATCTGACCTGGTTCAGCCTGCTACTTGTTCTCGTGCTGCATTTGCTGATTCATCATACCTCCTGGGGCCTGCATCTGCGGGCAGTCGGAGACAATCCGGCTACTGCGGACGTCATGGGCATCCGTGTACAGCTGATCCGCTATAGCTACGTTACAGCCGGAGCTGCACTGATTGGTCTTGCCGGGGCAGATATGGTGCTGGCCTATGCACCGACCTGGAATGAAGGCCTTACGGCCGGCCGGGGCTGGATCGCCGTCGGTCTGGTGATTTTTGCCAGATGGAATCCGCTGCGTGCGCTCTTCTGCGCATACTTCTTCGGGGCACTCGATTCCCTGGGCTTCCGCATACAGCTGCTGGGCAGTGTGGTGCCGTCGTATTTCCTCAAAATGATTCCTTATGTCGTTACGATTCTCGTCCTGATGTATCTCGGATACCGCAACCGCAACAAGCCTTCCGGCACGCCGGAATCGCTGGGAACCCC
This window contains:
- a CDS encoding ABC transporter permease is translated as MDFTTQLLIAAISAGTPLLLATLGGILTERAGIIQLGAEGLMLMGAVTTCIVYIRSGNLILALLAAVAITALLGMVHSFLTVTLRANQTMSGLAMTLFGSGLSAYLGKSISGIPLPGTSPKLDLGALKSVPVIGDIFGRMDYLTWFSLLLVLVLHLLIHHTSWGLHLRAVGDNPATADVMGIRVQLIRYSYVTAGAALIGLAGADMVLAYAPTWNEGLTAGRGWIAVGLVIFARWNPLRALFCAYFFGALDSLGFRIQLLGSVVPSYFLKMIPYVVTILVLMYLGYRNRNKPSGTPESLGTPYVREQRF